In Phocoena sinus isolate mPhoSin1 chromosome X, mPhoSin1.pri, whole genome shotgun sequence, a genomic segment contains:
- the DDX3X gene encoding ATP-dependent RNA helicase DDX3X isoform X4, with protein sequence MSHVAVENALGLDQQFAGLDLNSSDNQSGGSTASRRYIPPHLRNREATKGFYDKDSSGWSSSKDKDAYSSFGCRSDSRGKSSFFSDRGSGSRGRFDDRGRGDYDSIGSRGERGGFGKYERGGNSRWCDKSDEDDWSKPLPPSERLEQELFSGGNTGINFEKYDDIPVEATGNNCPPHIESFSDLEMGEIIMGNIELTRYTRPTPVQKHAIPIIKEKRDLMACAQTGSGKTAAFLLPILSQIYSDGPGEALRAMKENGRYGRRKQYPISLVLAPTRELAVQIYEEARKFSYRSRVRPCVVYGGADIGQQIRDLERGCHLLVATPGRLVDMMERGKIGLDFCKYLVLDEADRMLDMGFEPQIRRIVEQDTMPPKGVRHTMMFSATFPKEIQMLARDFLDEYIFLAVGRVGSTSENITQKVVWVEESDKRSFLLDLLNATGKDSLTLVFVETKKGADSLEDFLYHEGYACTSIHGDRSQRDREEALHQFRSGKSPILVATAVAARGLDISNVKHVINFDLPSDIEEYVHRIGRTGRVGNLGLATSFFNERNVNITKDLLDLLVEAKQEVPSWLENMAYEHHYKGSSRGRSKSSRFSGGFGARDYRQSSGASSSSFSSSRASSSRSGGGGHGSSRGFGGGGYGGFYNSDGYGGNYNSQGVDWWGN encoded by the exons ATGAGTCATGTGGCGGTGGAAAATGCGCTCGGGCTGGACCAGCAG TTTGCTGGCCTAGACCTGAACTCTTCTGATAATCAGAGTGGAGGAAGTACCGCCAGCA GGCGCTATATTCCTCCTCACTTAAGGAACAGAGAAGCTACTAAAG gatTCTATGATAAAGACAGTTCAGGGTGGAGTTCTAGTAAAGATAAGGATGCATACAGCAGTTTTGGTTGCCGTAGTGATTCAAGAGGGAAGTCTAGTTTCTTCAGTGATCGTGGAAGTGGATCAAGGGGAAG GTTTGATGATCGTGGACGAGGTGACTATGACAGCATTGGCAGCCGTGGTGAAAGAGGTGGCTTTGGAAAATATGAACGTGGTGGAAACAGTCGCTGGTGTGACAAATCAGATGAAGATGATTGGTCAAAACCACTCCCGCCAAGTGAACGCTTGGAACA AGAACTTTTTTCTGGAGGCAACACCGGGATTAACTTTGAAAAATACGATGACATTCCAGTTGAGGCAACAGGCAACAACTGTCCTCCACACATTGAAAGT TTCAGtgatcttgagatgggagagATTATTATGGGAAACATTGAGCTTACTCGCTACACTCGTCCAACTCCAGTGCAAAAGCATGCTATTCCTATTATCAAAGAGAAGAGAGACTTGATGGCTTGTGCCCAAACAG GGTCTGGAAAAACTGCAGCATTTCTCTTGCCCATCTTGAGTCAGATTTATTCTGATGGTCCAGGCGAGGCTTTGAGGGCCATGAag gAAAATGGAAGGTATGGGCGCCGCAAACAATACCCAATCTCCTTGGTGTTAGCACCAACTAGAGAATTGGCTGTACAGATCTATGAGGAAGCCAGGAAA TTTTCATACCGATCTAGAGTTCGTCCTTGCGTGGTTTATGGTGGTGCTGATATTGGTCAGCAAATTCGAGACTTAGAACGTGGATGTCACTTGTTAGTAGCCACTCCAGGACGTCTAGTGGATATGATGGAAAGAGGGAAGATTGGATTAGACTTCTGCAa ATACTTGGTGTTAGATGAAGCTGATCGGATGTTGGATATGGGGTTTGAGCCTCAAATACGTAGAATCGTTGAACAAGATACTATGCCACCAAAGGGAGTTCGCCACACTATGATGTTTAGTGCTACCTTCCCGAAGGAAATACAG atgctTGCTCGTGATTTCTTGGATGAGTATATCTTTCTGGCCGTAGGAAGAGTTGGCTCTACCTCTGAGAACATCACACAGAAAGTAGTCTGGGTGGAAGAGTCAGACAAACGGTCATTTCTGCTTGACCTTCTAAATGCAACAG GCAAAGATTCACTGACCTTAGTGTTTGTGGAGACCAAAAAGGGTGCAGATTCTCTAGAGGATTTCTTGTACCATGAAGGATATGCCTGTACGAGTATCCATGGAGACCGATCTCAGAGAGATAGAGAAGAGGCTCTTCACCAGTTCCGCTCAGGAAAAAGCCCGATTCTAGTGGCTACAGCA GTAGCAGCAAGAGGACTGGACATTTCAAATGTGAAACATGTTATCAATTTTGATTTGCCCAGTGATATTGAAGAATATGTACATCGCATTGGCCGTACAGGACGTGTAGGAAACCTTG GCCTTGCCACATCATTCTTTAATGAGAGGAACGTAAATATTACCAAGGATTTGTTGGATCTTCTTGTTGAAGCTAAACAAGAAGTGCCATCTTGGTTAGAAAACATGGCTTATGAACATCACTACAAGGGTAGCAGCCGTGGACGATCCAAAAG TAGTAGATTCAGTGGAGGATTTGGTGCCAGAGACTATCGACAGAGTAGTGGTGCCAGCAGTTCCAGCTTCAGCAGCAGCCGCGCCAGCAGCAGCCGCAGTGGTGGAGGCGGCCATGGCAGCAGCAGAGGGTTTGGTGGag GTGGCTATGGAGGCTTTTACAACAGTGATGGATATGGAGGAAATTATAACTCCCAGGGGGTTGACTGGTGGGGTAACTGA
- the DDX3X gene encoding ATP-dependent RNA helicase DDX3X isoform X1, which translates to MGTFLVLRAPALAACAARIPFAGLDLNSSDNQSGGSTASKGRYIPPHLRNREATKGFYDKDSSGWSSSKDKDAYSSFGCRSDSRGKSSFFSDRGSGSRGRFDDRGRGDYDSIGSRGERGGFGKYERGGNSRWCDKSDEDDWSKPLPPSERLEQELFSGGNTGINFEKYDDIPVEATGNNCPPHIESFSDLEMGEIIMGNIELTRYTRPTPVQKHAIPIIKEKRDLMACAQTGSGKTAAFLLPILSQIYSDGPGEALRAMKENGRYGRRKQYPISLVLAPTRELAVQIYEEARKFSYRSRVRPCVVYGGADIGQQIRDLERGCHLLVATPGRLVDMMERGKIGLDFCKYLVLDEADRMLDMGFEPQIRRIVEQDTMPPKGVRHTMMFSATFPKEIQMLARDFLDEYIFLAVGRVGSTSENITQKVVWVEESDKRSFLLDLLNATGKDSLTLVFVETKKGADSLEDFLYHEGYACTSIHGDRSQRDREEALHQFRSGKSPILVATAVAARGLDISNVKHVINFDLPSDIEEYVHRIGRTGRVGNLGLATSFFNERNVNITKDLLDLLVEAKQEVPSWLENMAYEHHYKGSSRGRSKSSRFSGGFGARDYRQSSGASSSSFSSSRASSSRSGGGGHGSSRGFGGGGYGGFYNSDGYGGNYNSQGVDWWGN; encoded by the exons ATGGGGACCTTTCTGGTCCTGAGGGCTCCGGCTCTCGCGGCGTGCGCGGCTCGGATTCCG TTTGCTGGCCTAGACCTGAACTCTTCTGATAATCAGAGTGGAGGAAGTACCGCCAGCA aAGGGCGCTATATTCCTCCTCACTTAAGGAACAGAGAAGCTACTAAAG gatTCTATGATAAAGACAGTTCAGGGTGGAGTTCTAGTAAAGATAAGGATGCATACAGCAGTTTTGGTTGCCGTAGTGATTCAAGAGGGAAGTCTAGTTTCTTCAGTGATCGTGGAAGTGGATCAAGGGGAAG GTTTGATGATCGTGGACGAGGTGACTATGACAGCATTGGCAGCCGTGGTGAAAGAGGTGGCTTTGGAAAATATGAACGTGGTGGAAACAGTCGCTGGTGTGACAAATCAGATGAAGATGATTGGTCAAAACCACTCCCGCCAAGTGAACGCTTGGAACA AGAACTTTTTTCTGGAGGCAACACCGGGATTAACTTTGAAAAATACGATGACATTCCAGTTGAGGCAACAGGCAACAACTGTCCTCCACACATTGAAAGT TTCAGtgatcttgagatgggagagATTATTATGGGAAACATTGAGCTTACTCGCTACACTCGTCCAACTCCAGTGCAAAAGCATGCTATTCCTATTATCAAAGAGAAGAGAGACTTGATGGCTTGTGCCCAAACAG GGTCTGGAAAAACTGCAGCATTTCTCTTGCCCATCTTGAGTCAGATTTATTCTGATGGTCCAGGCGAGGCTTTGAGGGCCATGAag gAAAATGGAAGGTATGGGCGCCGCAAACAATACCCAATCTCCTTGGTGTTAGCACCAACTAGAGAATTGGCTGTACAGATCTATGAGGAAGCCAGGAAA TTTTCATACCGATCTAGAGTTCGTCCTTGCGTGGTTTATGGTGGTGCTGATATTGGTCAGCAAATTCGAGACTTAGAACGTGGATGTCACTTGTTAGTAGCCACTCCAGGACGTCTAGTGGATATGATGGAAAGAGGGAAGATTGGATTAGACTTCTGCAa ATACTTGGTGTTAGATGAAGCTGATCGGATGTTGGATATGGGGTTTGAGCCTCAAATACGTAGAATCGTTGAACAAGATACTATGCCACCAAAGGGAGTTCGCCACACTATGATGTTTAGTGCTACCTTCCCGAAGGAAATACAG atgctTGCTCGTGATTTCTTGGATGAGTATATCTTTCTGGCCGTAGGAAGAGTTGGCTCTACCTCTGAGAACATCACACAGAAAGTAGTCTGGGTGGAAGAGTCAGACAAACGGTCATTTCTGCTTGACCTTCTAAATGCAACAG GCAAAGATTCACTGACCTTAGTGTTTGTGGAGACCAAAAAGGGTGCAGATTCTCTAGAGGATTTCTTGTACCATGAAGGATATGCCTGTACGAGTATCCATGGAGACCGATCTCAGAGAGATAGAGAAGAGGCTCTTCACCAGTTCCGCTCAGGAAAAAGCCCGATTCTAGTGGCTACAGCA GTAGCAGCAAGAGGACTGGACATTTCAAATGTGAAACATGTTATCAATTTTGATTTGCCCAGTGATATTGAAGAATATGTACATCGCATTGGCCGTACAGGACGTGTAGGAAACCTTG GCCTTGCCACATCATTCTTTAATGAGAGGAACGTAAATATTACCAAGGATTTGTTGGATCTTCTTGTTGAAGCTAAACAAGAAGTGCCATCTTGGTTAGAAAACATGGCTTATGAACATCACTACAAGGGTAGCAGCCGTGGACGATCCAAAAG TAGTAGATTCAGTGGAGGATTTGGTGCCAGAGACTATCGACAGAGTAGTGGTGCCAGCAGTTCCAGCTTCAGCAGCAGCCGCGCCAGCAGCAGCCGCAGTGGTGGAGGCGGCCATGGCAGCAGCAGAGGGTTTGGTGGag GTGGCTATGGAGGCTTTTACAACAGTGATGGATATGGAGGAAATTATAACTCCCAGGGGGTTGACTGGTGGGGTAACTGA
- the DDX3X gene encoding ATP-dependent RNA helicase DDX3X isoform X5 has translation MSHVAVENALGLDQQFAGLDLNSSDNQSGGSTASKGRYIPPHLRNREATKGFYDKDSSGWSSSKDKDAYSSFGCRSDSRGKSSFFSDRGSGSRGRFDDRGRGDYDSIGSRGERGGFGKYERGGNSRWCDKSDEDDWSKPLPPSERLEQELFSGGNTGINFEKYDDIPVEATGNNCPPHIESFSDLEMGEIIMGNIELTRYTRPTPVQKHAIPIIKEKRDLMACAQTGSGKTAAFLLPILSQIYSDGPGEALRAMKENGRYGRRKQYPISLVLAPTRELAVQIYEEARKFSYRSRVRPCVVYGGADIGQQIRDLERGCHLLVATPGRLVDMMERGKIGLDFCKYLVLDEADRMLDMGFEPQIRRIVEQDTMPPKGVRHTMMFSATFPKEIQMLARDFLDEYIFLAVGRVGSTSENITQKVVWVEESDKRSFLLDLLNATGKDSLTLVFVETKKGADSLEDFLYHEGYACTSIHGDRSQRDREEALHQFRSGKSPILVATAVAARGLDISNVKHVINFDLPSDIEEYVHRIGRTGRVGNLGLATSFFNERNVNITKDLLDLLVEAKQEVPSWLENMAYEHHYKGSSRGRSKSSRFSGGFGARDYRQSSGASSSSFSSSRASSSRSGGGGHGSSRGFGGGSSRSHEELKGTISSPVQKVV, from the exons ATGAGTCATGTGGCGGTGGAAAATGCGCTCGGGCTGGACCAGCAG TTTGCTGGCCTAGACCTGAACTCTTCTGATAATCAGAGTGGAGGAAGTACCGCCAGCA aAGGGCGCTATATTCCTCCTCACTTAAGGAACAGAGAAGCTACTAAAG gatTCTATGATAAAGACAGTTCAGGGTGGAGTTCTAGTAAAGATAAGGATGCATACAGCAGTTTTGGTTGCCGTAGTGATTCAAGAGGGAAGTCTAGTTTCTTCAGTGATCGTGGAAGTGGATCAAGGGGAAG GTTTGATGATCGTGGACGAGGTGACTATGACAGCATTGGCAGCCGTGGTGAAAGAGGTGGCTTTGGAAAATATGAACGTGGTGGAAACAGTCGCTGGTGTGACAAATCAGATGAAGATGATTGGTCAAAACCACTCCCGCCAAGTGAACGCTTGGAACA AGAACTTTTTTCTGGAGGCAACACCGGGATTAACTTTGAAAAATACGATGACATTCCAGTTGAGGCAACAGGCAACAACTGTCCTCCACACATTGAAAGT TTCAGtgatcttgagatgggagagATTATTATGGGAAACATTGAGCTTACTCGCTACACTCGTCCAACTCCAGTGCAAAAGCATGCTATTCCTATTATCAAAGAGAAGAGAGACTTGATGGCTTGTGCCCAAACAG GGTCTGGAAAAACTGCAGCATTTCTCTTGCCCATCTTGAGTCAGATTTATTCTGATGGTCCAGGCGAGGCTTTGAGGGCCATGAag gAAAATGGAAGGTATGGGCGCCGCAAACAATACCCAATCTCCTTGGTGTTAGCACCAACTAGAGAATTGGCTGTACAGATCTATGAGGAAGCCAGGAAA TTTTCATACCGATCTAGAGTTCGTCCTTGCGTGGTTTATGGTGGTGCTGATATTGGTCAGCAAATTCGAGACTTAGAACGTGGATGTCACTTGTTAGTAGCCACTCCAGGACGTCTAGTGGATATGATGGAAAGAGGGAAGATTGGATTAGACTTCTGCAa ATACTTGGTGTTAGATGAAGCTGATCGGATGTTGGATATGGGGTTTGAGCCTCAAATACGTAGAATCGTTGAACAAGATACTATGCCACCAAAGGGAGTTCGCCACACTATGATGTTTAGTGCTACCTTCCCGAAGGAAATACAG atgctTGCTCGTGATTTCTTGGATGAGTATATCTTTCTGGCCGTAGGAAGAGTTGGCTCTACCTCTGAGAACATCACACAGAAAGTAGTCTGGGTGGAAGAGTCAGACAAACGGTCATTTCTGCTTGACCTTCTAAATGCAACAG GCAAAGATTCACTGACCTTAGTGTTTGTGGAGACCAAAAAGGGTGCAGATTCTCTAGAGGATTTCTTGTACCATGAAGGATATGCCTGTACGAGTATCCATGGAGACCGATCTCAGAGAGATAGAGAAGAGGCTCTTCACCAGTTCCGCTCAGGAAAAAGCCCGATTCTAGTGGCTACAGCA GTAGCAGCAAGAGGACTGGACATTTCAAATGTGAAACATGTTATCAATTTTGATTTGCCCAGTGATATTGAAGAATATGTACATCGCATTGGCCGTACAGGACGTGTAGGAAACCTTG GCCTTGCCACATCATTCTTTAATGAGAGGAACGTAAATATTACCAAGGATTTGTTGGATCTTCTTGTTGAAGCTAAACAAGAAGTGCCATCTTGGTTAGAAAACATGGCTTATGAACATCACTACAAGGGTAGCAGCCGTGGACGATCCAAAAG TAGTAGATTCAGTGGAGGATTTGGTGCCAGAGACTATCGACAGAGTAGTGGTGCCAGCAGTTCCAGCTTCAGCAGCAGCCGCGCCAGCAGCAGCCGCAGTGGTGGAGGCGGCCATGGCAGCAGCAGAGGGTTTGGTGGag ggagctCAAGGTCACATGAAGAGTTGAAAGGAACAATCAGCAGCCCTGTTCAGAAGGTGGTTTGA
- the DDX3X gene encoding ATP-dependent RNA helicase DDX3X isoform X2 produces MSHVAVENALGLDQQFAGLDLNSSDNQSGGSTASKGRYIPPHLRNREATKGFYDKDSSGWSSSKDKDAYSSFGCRSDSRGKSSFFSDRGSGSRGRFDDRGRGDYDSIGSRGERGGFGKYERGGNSRWCDKSDEDDWSKPLPPSERLEQELFSGGNTGINFEKYDDIPVEATGNNCPPHIESFSDLEMGEIIMGNIELTRYTRPTPVQKHAIPIIKEKRDLMACAQTGSGKTAAFLLPILSQIYSDGPGEALRAMKENGRYGRRKQYPISLVLAPTRELAVQIYEEARKFSYRSRVRPCVVYGGADIGQQIRDLERGCHLLVATPGRLVDMMERGKIGLDFCKYLVLDEADRMLDMGFEPQIRRIVEQDTMPPKGVRHTMMFSATFPKEIQMLARDFLDEYIFLAVGRVGSTSENITQKVVWVEESDKRSFLLDLLNATGKDSLTLVFVETKKGADSLEDFLYHEGYACTSIHGDRSQRDREEALHQFRSGKSPILVATAVAARGLDISNVKHVINFDLPSDIEEYVHRIGRTGRVGNLGLATSFFNERNVNITKDLLDLLVEAKQEVPSWLENMAYEHHYKGSSRGRSKSSRFSGGFGARDYRQSSGASSSSFSSSRASSSRSGGGGHGSSRGFGGGGYGGFYNSDGYGGNYNSQGVDWWGN; encoded by the exons ATGAGTCATGTGGCGGTGGAAAATGCGCTCGGGCTGGACCAGCAG TTTGCTGGCCTAGACCTGAACTCTTCTGATAATCAGAGTGGAGGAAGTACCGCCAGCA aAGGGCGCTATATTCCTCCTCACTTAAGGAACAGAGAAGCTACTAAAG gatTCTATGATAAAGACAGTTCAGGGTGGAGTTCTAGTAAAGATAAGGATGCATACAGCAGTTTTGGTTGCCGTAGTGATTCAAGAGGGAAGTCTAGTTTCTTCAGTGATCGTGGAAGTGGATCAAGGGGAAG GTTTGATGATCGTGGACGAGGTGACTATGACAGCATTGGCAGCCGTGGTGAAAGAGGTGGCTTTGGAAAATATGAACGTGGTGGAAACAGTCGCTGGTGTGACAAATCAGATGAAGATGATTGGTCAAAACCACTCCCGCCAAGTGAACGCTTGGAACA AGAACTTTTTTCTGGAGGCAACACCGGGATTAACTTTGAAAAATACGATGACATTCCAGTTGAGGCAACAGGCAACAACTGTCCTCCACACATTGAAAGT TTCAGtgatcttgagatgggagagATTATTATGGGAAACATTGAGCTTACTCGCTACACTCGTCCAACTCCAGTGCAAAAGCATGCTATTCCTATTATCAAAGAGAAGAGAGACTTGATGGCTTGTGCCCAAACAG GGTCTGGAAAAACTGCAGCATTTCTCTTGCCCATCTTGAGTCAGATTTATTCTGATGGTCCAGGCGAGGCTTTGAGGGCCATGAag gAAAATGGAAGGTATGGGCGCCGCAAACAATACCCAATCTCCTTGGTGTTAGCACCAACTAGAGAATTGGCTGTACAGATCTATGAGGAAGCCAGGAAA TTTTCATACCGATCTAGAGTTCGTCCTTGCGTGGTTTATGGTGGTGCTGATATTGGTCAGCAAATTCGAGACTTAGAACGTGGATGTCACTTGTTAGTAGCCACTCCAGGACGTCTAGTGGATATGATGGAAAGAGGGAAGATTGGATTAGACTTCTGCAa ATACTTGGTGTTAGATGAAGCTGATCGGATGTTGGATATGGGGTTTGAGCCTCAAATACGTAGAATCGTTGAACAAGATACTATGCCACCAAAGGGAGTTCGCCACACTATGATGTTTAGTGCTACCTTCCCGAAGGAAATACAG atgctTGCTCGTGATTTCTTGGATGAGTATATCTTTCTGGCCGTAGGAAGAGTTGGCTCTACCTCTGAGAACATCACACAGAAAGTAGTCTGGGTGGAAGAGTCAGACAAACGGTCATTTCTGCTTGACCTTCTAAATGCAACAG GCAAAGATTCACTGACCTTAGTGTTTGTGGAGACCAAAAAGGGTGCAGATTCTCTAGAGGATTTCTTGTACCATGAAGGATATGCCTGTACGAGTATCCATGGAGACCGATCTCAGAGAGATAGAGAAGAGGCTCTTCACCAGTTCCGCTCAGGAAAAAGCCCGATTCTAGTGGCTACAGCA GTAGCAGCAAGAGGACTGGACATTTCAAATGTGAAACATGTTATCAATTTTGATTTGCCCAGTGATATTGAAGAATATGTACATCGCATTGGCCGTACAGGACGTGTAGGAAACCTTG GCCTTGCCACATCATTCTTTAATGAGAGGAACGTAAATATTACCAAGGATTTGTTGGATCTTCTTGTTGAAGCTAAACAAGAAGTGCCATCTTGGTTAGAAAACATGGCTTATGAACATCACTACAAGGGTAGCAGCCGTGGACGATCCAAAAG TAGTAGATTCAGTGGAGGATTTGGTGCCAGAGACTATCGACAGAGTAGTGGTGCCAGCAGTTCCAGCTTCAGCAGCAGCCGCGCCAGCAGCAGCCGCAGTGGTGGAGGCGGCCATGGCAGCAGCAGAGGGTTTGGTGGag GTGGCTATGGAGGCTTTTACAACAGTGATGGATATGGAGGAAATTATAACTCCCAGGGGGTTGACTGGTGGGGTAACTGA
- the DDX3X gene encoding ATP-dependent RNA helicase DDX3X isoform X3: protein MSHVAVENALGLDQQFAGLDLNSSDNQSGGSTASKGRYIPPHLRNREATKGFYDKDSSGWSSSKDKDAYSSFGCRSDSRGKSSFFSDRGSGSRGRFDDRGRGDYDSIGSRGERGGFGKYERGGNSRWCDKSDEDDWSKPLPPSERLEQELFSGGNTGINFEKYDDIPVEATGNNCPPHIESFSDLEMGEIIMGNIELTRYTRPTPVQKHAIPIIKEKRDLMACAQTGSGKTAAFLLPILSQIYSDGPGEALRAMKENGRYGRRKQYPISLVLAPTRELAVQIYEEARKFSYRSRVRPCVVYGGADIGQQIRDLERGCHLLVATPGRLVDMMERGKIGLDFCKYLVLDEADRMLDMGFEPQIRRIVEQDTMPPKGVRHTMMFSATFPKEIQMLARDFLDEYIFLAVGRVGSTSENITQKVVWVEESDKRSFLLDLLNATGKDSLTLVFVETKKGADSLEDFLYHEGYACTSIHGDRSQRDREEALHQFRSGKSPILVATAVAARGLDISNVKHVINFDLPSDIEEYVHRIGRTGRVGNLGLATSFFNERNVNITKDLLDLLVEAKQEVPSWLENMAYEHHYKGSSRGRSKSRFSGGFGARDYRQSSGASSSSFSSSRASSSRSGGGGHGSSRGFGGGGYGGFYNSDGYGGNYNSQGVDWWGN, encoded by the exons ATGAGTCATGTGGCGGTGGAAAATGCGCTCGGGCTGGACCAGCAG TTTGCTGGCCTAGACCTGAACTCTTCTGATAATCAGAGTGGAGGAAGTACCGCCAGCA aAGGGCGCTATATTCCTCCTCACTTAAGGAACAGAGAAGCTACTAAAG gatTCTATGATAAAGACAGTTCAGGGTGGAGTTCTAGTAAAGATAAGGATGCATACAGCAGTTTTGGTTGCCGTAGTGATTCAAGAGGGAAGTCTAGTTTCTTCAGTGATCGTGGAAGTGGATCAAGGGGAAG GTTTGATGATCGTGGACGAGGTGACTATGACAGCATTGGCAGCCGTGGTGAAAGAGGTGGCTTTGGAAAATATGAACGTGGTGGAAACAGTCGCTGGTGTGACAAATCAGATGAAGATGATTGGTCAAAACCACTCCCGCCAAGTGAACGCTTGGAACA AGAACTTTTTTCTGGAGGCAACACCGGGATTAACTTTGAAAAATACGATGACATTCCAGTTGAGGCAACAGGCAACAACTGTCCTCCACACATTGAAAGT TTCAGtgatcttgagatgggagagATTATTATGGGAAACATTGAGCTTACTCGCTACACTCGTCCAACTCCAGTGCAAAAGCATGCTATTCCTATTATCAAAGAGAAGAGAGACTTGATGGCTTGTGCCCAAACAG GGTCTGGAAAAACTGCAGCATTTCTCTTGCCCATCTTGAGTCAGATTTATTCTGATGGTCCAGGCGAGGCTTTGAGGGCCATGAag gAAAATGGAAGGTATGGGCGCCGCAAACAATACCCAATCTCCTTGGTGTTAGCACCAACTAGAGAATTGGCTGTACAGATCTATGAGGAAGCCAGGAAA TTTTCATACCGATCTAGAGTTCGTCCTTGCGTGGTTTATGGTGGTGCTGATATTGGTCAGCAAATTCGAGACTTAGAACGTGGATGTCACTTGTTAGTAGCCACTCCAGGACGTCTAGTGGATATGATGGAAAGAGGGAAGATTGGATTAGACTTCTGCAa ATACTTGGTGTTAGATGAAGCTGATCGGATGTTGGATATGGGGTTTGAGCCTCAAATACGTAGAATCGTTGAACAAGATACTATGCCACCAAAGGGAGTTCGCCACACTATGATGTTTAGTGCTACCTTCCCGAAGGAAATACAG atgctTGCTCGTGATTTCTTGGATGAGTATATCTTTCTGGCCGTAGGAAGAGTTGGCTCTACCTCTGAGAACATCACACAGAAAGTAGTCTGGGTGGAAGAGTCAGACAAACGGTCATTTCTGCTTGACCTTCTAAATGCAACAG GCAAAGATTCACTGACCTTAGTGTTTGTGGAGACCAAAAAGGGTGCAGATTCTCTAGAGGATTTCTTGTACCATGAAGGATATGCCTGTACGAGTATCCATGGAGACCGATCTCAGAGAGATAGAGAAGAGGCTCTTCACCAGTTCCGCTCAGGAAAAAGCCCGATTCTAGTGGCTACAGCA GTAGCAGCAAGAGGACTGGACATTTCAAATGTGAAACATGTTATCAATTTTGATTTGCCCAGTGATATTGAAGAATATGTACATCGCATTGGCCGTACAGGACGTGTAGGAAACCTTG GCCTTGCCACATCATTCTTTAATGAGAGGAACGTAAATATTACCAAGGATTTGTTGGATCTTCTTGTTGAAGCTAAACAAGAAGTGCCATCTTGGTTAGAAAACATGGCTTATGAACATCACTACAAGGGTAGCAGCCGTGGACGATCCAAAAG TAGATTCAGTGGAGGATTTGGTGCCAGAGACTATCGACAGAGTAGTGGTGCCAGCAGTTCCAGCTTCAGCAGCAGCCGCGCCAGCAGCAGCCGCAGTGGTGGAGGCGGCCATGGCAGCAGCAGAGGGTTTGGTGGag GTGGCTATGGAGGCTTTTACAACAGTGATGGATATGGAGGAAATTATAACTCCCAGGGGGTTGACTGGTGGGGTAACTGA